Proteins co-encoded in one Bacillus paramycoides genomic window:
- a CDS encoding glycerophosphodiester phosphodiesterase — MNKPLIFAHRGVKGTHPENTMIAFQEAERIGAHGIELDVHLSKDGKLVVIHDETVDRTTNGIGHVSEKTVVELQALDAGSYKDPSFHEAKIPTLREVFIWLSTTKLQLNIELKTDVIHYPNIEDKVVALVREYHLSNQIIFSSFNHDSVSLLAEIAPEIPRAILYDTPLADPIAEAKAREATGLHPNFQLLTKEFVQLAQKQGYVFRPYTINEYKDLQTMIDYGVDVIITDWPARAFELLS, encoded by the coding sequence ATGAATAAACCACTTATTTTCGCCCATCGCGGGGTAAAAGGAACACATCCAGAAAATACGATGATTGCCTTCCAAGAAGCTGAACGCATTGGCGCCCATGGAATTGAACTTGATGTCCACCTATCAAAAGATGGTAAACTTGTCGTGATTCACGATGAAACGGTAGATCGCACAACGAATGGCATAGGCCACGTTTCTGAAAAAACAGTAGTGGAATTACAAGCTTTAGATGCTGGTAGCTATAAAGACCCTTCTTTCCATGAAGCAAAAATTCCGACGTTACGCGAAGTATTCATTTGGTTATCTACAACAAAGTTACAGCTCAACATTGAGTTAAAAACAGATGTTATCCACTATCCAAATATTGAAGACAAAGTTGTCGCTCTCGTCCGAGAATACCATCTGTCTAATCAAATTATATTCTCTTCATTTAACCACGACTCTGTTTCATTATTAGCAGAAATAGCTCCTGAAATTCCAAGGGCAATTTTATATGATACACCACTTGCTGATCCTATCGCCGAAGCAAAAGCTAGAGAAGCAACTGGTTTACATCCAAATTTTCAACTACTTACAAAGGAATTTGTTCAACTAGCACAAAAACAAGGGTACGTTTTCCGCCCTTATACAATTAACGAATACAAAGATTTACAAACTATGATTGATTATGGTGTAGATGTCATTATTACCGATTGGCCAGCACGTGCCTTTGAGCTCCTTTCTTAA
- a CDS encoding MerR family transcriptional regulator codes for MYKIDEVTKQVGLTKRTLRYYEEIGLIHPPERSEGNIRLYTDEDIARIKKIVEAKEVLGITLQEMQHFLSLKERMEQRRSSENPRDREVIQEIKEMLEQQVQTLDGKMEQMQRVKAELEDSLHRAVTFLESTKGE; via the coding sequence ATGTATAAAATTGATGAAGTCACAAAGCAAGTTGGTTTAACAAAACGTACACTTCGTTATTATGAGGAAATTGGTTTAATTCATCCCCCTGAACGTAGTGAGGGGAACATTCGCCTGTATACAGACGAGGATATCGCCAGAATTAAAAAAATTGTGGAAGCGAAAGAAGTGTTAGGAATTACGCTTCAAGAGATGCAGCATTTCTTATCGTTAAAAGAAAGAATGGAGCAAAGAAGAAGTAGTGAAAATCCTCGTGACCGTGAAGTGATTCAAGAAATTAAAGAGATGCTTGAACAACAAGTGCAAACGCTAGACGGAAAAATGGAGCAAATGCAACGTGTAAAGGCAGAACTTGAAGATAGCTTACATCGTGCCGTGACATTTTTAGAGAGCACAAAAGGAGAATGA
- a CDS encoding MFS transporter — translation MESKQKLGRLITVVATFLAFSGIGVVDPILPSIAEQIGASHWQVEMLFTAYILTMAIMMLPAGVFASRFGDKRMMTIGLAIVTVFAFICGISQTIAQLSLFRAGWGLGNAMFFATAMTLLIALSKEVHEAVGLYEAAIGLGMAGGPLLGGILGGHSWRYPFFATSILIFLAFILVFFFVKEPERKVKRKAAGVGELLNLVKYKPFMQGAISGMLYYYGFFVVLAYSPLIMHLSAIQLGFVFCGWGLALAYGSAILAHKLEGKYEPKALLKGSLLVFALFLIALFFVKVMWLQIVLIVLSGLASGLNNALFTSYVMDISPYERSVTSGVYNFVRWLGGAIAPILSGIIGHTVSPQSPFLVGGIVVLVGCVMLLIPIRKPVEVETKALS, via the coding sequence ATGGAGAGCAAACAAAAACTAGGGAGATTGATTACAGTGGTGGCTACCTTCCTTGCCTTTTCGGGTATAGGGGTAGTCGACCCAATTTTACCAAGCATTGCTGAGCAAATTGGTGCATCCCATTGGCAAGTAGAGATGTTATTTACAGCATATATTTTAACGATGGCAATTATGATGTTACCAGCTGGAGTATTCGCATCGAGATTTGGTGATAAACGAATGATGACGATTGGTCTTGCGATCGTGACTGTATTTGCGTTTATATGCGGTATATCGCAAACAATTGCTCAATTATCTCTTTTCCGCGCAGGATGGGGATTAGGAAATGCGATGTTCTTCGCAACGGCGATGACATTATTGATTGCATTAAGTAAAGAAGTTCATGAAGCAGTAGGATTGTATGAAGCAGCTATCGGTTTAGGGATGGCAGGCGGACCGTTATTAGGCGGGATATTAGGTGGACATTCTTGGCGTTACCCATTTTTTGCGACGAGTATTTTAATTTTCTTAGCATTTATTTTAGTTTTCTTTTTTGTAAAAGAACCGGAGCGAAAAGTGAAGCGTAAAGCAGCAGGCGTAGGGGAATTACTTAACCTGGTGAAGTATAAACCGTTTATGCAAGGTGCGATTTCAGGAATGTTATACTACTACGGATTTTTCGTTGTGTTAGCATATTCACCACTTATTATGCATTTATCTGCTATTCAATTAGGATTTGTATTTTGTGGATGGGGATTAGCGCTAGCTTACGGTTCTGCAATTTTAGCCCATAAGCTAGAAGGTAAATATGAGCCAAAAGCATTGTTGAAAGGTAGTTTACTCGTATTTGCGCTTTTCTTAATCGCACTATTCTTTGTGAAAGTTATGTGGTTACAAATTGTATTAATTGTTCTATCAGGATTAGCATCTGGATTAAATAATGCATTATTTACAAGTTATGTAATGGATATTTCACCTTATGAAAGATCTGTTACATCAGGCGTTTATAACTTCGTTCGTTGGTTAGGTGGCGCAATTGCGCCAATCTTATCAGGGATCATCGGTCATACTGTTTCACCGCAAAGTCCGTTTTTAGTCGGTGGAATTGTTGTGTTAGTTGGTTGCGTAATGCTTTTAATTCCGATTCGAAAACCGGTAGAAGTAGAGACAAAAGCCCTTTCTTAA